Proteins co-encoded in one Acidithiobacillus caldus ATCC 51756 genomic window:
- the ruvB gene encoding Holliday junction branch migration DNA helicase RuvB, producing MVERGPLSLEEDGSDKLDRALRPRHLQEYLGQARLRDSLALFIDAARGRGEALDHVLLFGPPGLGKTTLAHIIAQEMGAGLKVTSGPILDKPGDLAAILTNLQPFDVLFVDEIHRLSPVVEEILYPALEDYELDILIGEGPSARSIKIALPPFTLIGATTRAGLLTSPLRDRFGISFHLEFYSVDELAQIVSRSARILQTPFDAAGAREIARRSRGTPRIANRLLRRVRDYAQVRGNGTIDEATAQAALRLMEVDEYGFDGQDRKLLQAVIQRFGGGPVGVESLAAAIGEERGTIEEVLEPFLIQRGYLVRTPRGRCATQQSYLALGLPCPDAIANGQSGDLFDV from the coding sequence TATCTCGGCCAGGCGCGCCTGCGCGACTCCCTGGCGCTCTTCATCGATGCGGCCCGCGGGCGCGGCGAGGCCCTGGATCACGTTCTGTTGTTTGGTCCGCCCGGCCTGGGTAAAACCACGCTGGCACACATCATCGCCCAGGAAATGGGTGCCGGGCTCAAGGTGACCTCCGGACCCATTCTGGACAAGCCCGGCGATCTTGCCGCCATCCTCACGAACCTGCAGCCCTTCGATGTGCTCTTCGTGGACGAAATCCACCGCCTCAGTCCCGTGGTGGAAGAGATTCTCTACCCAGCTCTGGAAGATTACGAGCTGGACATCCTCATCGGCGAAGGCCCATCCGCCCGTTCCATCAAAATCGCTCTGCCGCCTTTCACCCTCATCGGAGCCACCACCCGGGCAGGACTCTTGACCTCGCCACTGCGCGATCGCTTCGGCATCAGCTTCCACCTGGAGTTTTACAGTGTCGACGAGCTGGCCCAGATCGTGTCGCGCTCGGCCCGCATCCTGCAGACCCCTTTCGATGCGGCGGGCGCCCGCGAGATCGCGCGCCGCTCCCGCGGTACCCCCCGCATTGCCAATCGCCTGCTGCGCCGGGTGCGCGATTACGCTCAGGTTCGCGGCAACGGCACCATCGACGAGGCAACGGCGCAAGCGGCTCTGCGGCTCATGGAGGTGGACGAGTACGGTTTCGATGGTCAGGATCGCAAGCTGCTGCAGGCAGTGATTCAGCGTTTTGGCGGGGGCCCCGTGGGAGTGGAGAGCCTGGCCGCGGCCATCGGCGAAGAGCGGGGTACCATCGAAGAGGTCCTCGAACCCTTTCTCATCCAGAGGGGCTACCTCGTACGTACGCCGCGCGGGCGTTGCGCGACCCAGCAAAGTTATCTGGCCCTGGGGCTACCCTGCCCGGACGCCATTGCCAACGGCCAGAGCGGGGACCTCTTCGATGTCTGA